The Paenibacillus tianjinensis genome has a window encoding:
- a CDS encoding BaiN/RdsA family NAD(P)/FAD-dependent oxidoreductase — translation MSNYDVIVIGGGPSGLMASVAAAEHGASVLLIDKGGKLGRKLGISGGGRCNVTNVKETAELIAHIPGNGRFLYSAFDHFNNRDIIEFFENLGIALKEEDNGRMFPVSDKASSVVSALIGKVRSLGVQIMTNSPVREVLYAEGAVQGVRLESGQAFGAAAVIIATGGKSVPQTGSTGDGYPWAEAAGHTITELFPTEVPIVSRENWIKSGDLQGLSLRDVTLSVWNPKGKKLISHRGDMIFTHFGLSGPIALRCSQFLRQVQRKTGTDAVELSIDLFPDHQPQEVESQLQHKLGLEPKKAIRNSLKGLLPERLIPLLLSKAGLDGDLTGHHLPKSGLQSLAALLKRMPVIAHGTRSLAEAFVTGGGVNLKEIDPKTMESKLTQGLYFCGEVLDIHGYTGGYNITAAFSTGYTAGKHAAGHL, via the coding sequence ATGAGTAACTATGATGTAATCGTCATTGGAGGCGGCCCCTCCGGGCTGATGGCCAGCGTAGCCGCAGCAGAGCACGGCGCCTCCGTGCTGCTGATTGATAAAGGGGGCAAGCTTGGCCGGAAGCTGGGAATCTCGGGCGGCGGACGCTGCAACGTCACCAACGTTAAGGAAACCGCAGAGCTTATCGCCCATATACCCGGCAACGGCCGGTTTCTGTACAGCGCATTCGATCATTTTAATAACCGTGATATTATCGAGTTTTTTGAGAACCTGGGGATTGCCCTTAAGGAGGAAGACAACGGGCGGATGTTCCCTGTATCCGACAAAGCCTCAAGCGTCGTCTCTGCACTTATTGGCAAGGTCCGAAGTCTCGGCGTGCAGATCATGACCAACAGTCCGGTGCGGGAAGTGCTCTATGCGGAAGGTGCGGTGCAGGGGGTGCGGCTGGAATCAGGACAAGCCTTCGGCGCTGCAGCCGTGATTATTGCCACCGGCGGCAAATCCGTCCCCCAGACCGGTTCCACTGGAGACGGCTATCCGTGGGCCGAGGCAGCGGGACATACGATCACGGAGCTTTTCCCGACAGAAGTGCCCATCGTTTCGCGCGAGAATTGGATCAAGTCAGGCGACCTGCAGGGGCTGTCTTTGCGCGATGTGACACTTTCCGTCTGGAATCCCAAAGGCAAAAAGCTCATCTCCCACCGAGGAGATATGATCTTTACCCATTTCGGGCTGTCCGGTCCGATTGCCCTGCGCTGCAGCCAGTTTCTGCGCCAGGTCCAGCGTAAAACGGGAACCGATGCCGTGGAGTTGTCCATTGATCTGTTTCCCGACCATCAGCCGCAGGAAGTGGAGTCACAGCTGCAGCACAAACTCGGGTTGGAGCCCAAAAAAGCGATCCGCAACTCGCTGAAGGGGCTGCTTCCCGAGCGCCTGATTCCGCTTCTGCTGTCCAAAGCCGGGCTGGACGGGGATCTTACCGGCCATCATCTGCCCAAAAGCGGACTGCAGTCTCTAGCAGCCCTGCTGAAGCGGATGCCGGTTATTGCACACGGCACCCGTTCTCTGGCTGAGGCCTTTGTGACCGGCGGAGGCGTCAACCTGAAGGAAATCGATCCAAAAACCATGGAATCGAAGCTTACCCAAGGCCTCTACTTCTGCGGGGAAGTGCTGGATATCCACGGATACACCGGCGGCTACAACATTACCGCCGCCTTCTCCACAGGCTATACAGCAGGCAAACATGCTGCCGGACATTTGTAG
- a CDS encoding BrxA/BrxB family bacilliredoxin: MSMSFNQYMRDSIQPMRDDLTSIGFQELLTPEEVEATLPTAKGTSLVVVNSVCGCAAGQCRPGVAQALQNEILPDHLFTVFAGQEKEATAKAREYFAPYPPSSPSIALMKDGELVHFIERHGVEDRSAAEIAAELKEVFNRLCQ; the protein is encoded by the coding sequence ATGTCCATGTCATTTAATCAATATATGCGGGATTCGATTCAGCCCATGCGTGATGACCTGACTAGTATCGGGTTTCAGGAGTTGTTGACTCCAGAAGAGGTGGAAGCCACTCTTCCAACCGCAAAAGGAACGTCGCTCGTTGTTGTCAATTCTGTCTGCGGCTGTGCAGCCGGCCAGTGCCGTCCCGGTGTAGCCCAAGCTTTGCAGAATGAAATTTTGCCGGATCACCTGTTCACAGTGTTCGCGGGCCAGGAGAAGGAAGCCACGGCCAAAGCACGTGAATACTTCGCTCCATATCCGCCTTCTTCGCCTTCCATCGCTTTGATGAAGGACGGGGAGCTCGTTCATTTTATTGAGCGTCATGGTGTTGAAGACCGCTCGGCGGCTGAAATCGCTGCTGAATTGAAAGAAGTATTTAATCGTCTGTGCCAGTAA
- the nadE gene encoding ammonia-dependent NAD(+) synthetase has product MSLQEEIIAALGVKPAINVEAEVERRVDFLKAYVRQAGAKGLLIAISGGVDSAVAAGLCKRATDELTAEEGKEYITLGVFQPYGEQEDIEHSYAVAEAFGLTHKVETNIEEAVNEIALEVEHSLKALGQHRHITHQGKGNVKARTRMVMQYALAFENNLLVVGTDHASEAITGFYTKWGDGAVDITPLSSLNKRQVRQLAAYLGVPEEIVTKAPTAGLWPGQTDETELGITYEDNSDYLEGKQISPEAAEKLEGYYRRSAHKRNVIPGI; this is encoded by the coding sequence ATGAGCTTGCAAGAAGAGATTATTGCAGCCTTGGGCGTAAAGCCCGCTATTAATGTAGAAGCAGAGGTTGAGCGGCGGGTAGACTTCCTGAAAGCCTATGTACGGCAGGCTGGTGCAAAAGGGCTGCTGATTGCAATCAGCGGCGGTGTAGACAGCGCAGTGGCTGCAGGCTTATGCAAACGGGCGACAGATGAGCTGACGGCCGAGGAAGGCAAAGAATATATTACACTCGGTGTTTTCCAGCCTTACGGTGAACAGGAGGATATTGAGCACAGCTATGCGGTGGCTGAAGCGTTTGGGCTGACCCACAAGGTAGAGACCAATATTGAGGAAGCCGTTAACGAGATCGCGCTTGAAGTAGAGCACAGCCTGAAGGCGCTTGGACAGCACCGTCATATTACGCATCAGGGCAAGGGCAACGTCAAGGCGAGAACACGTATGGTGATGCAATATGCGCTCGCTTTTGAGAATAATCTGCTGGTGGTAGGAACTGATCATGCTTCCGAAGCCATTACCGGATTCTATACAAAGTGGGGCGACGGTGCCGTTGATATTACCCCGCTGAGTTCACTTAACAAGCGGCAGGTACGCCAGCTTGCTGCCTATCTGGGTGTGCCGGAAGAGATCGTGACCAAGGCGCCGACGGCGGGACTCTGGCCGGGCCAGACGGATGAAACGGAGCTGGGTATTACTTATGAGGATAACAGCGACTATCTGGAGGGCAAGCAGATCAGCCCGGAGGCCGCAGAAAAGCTCGAGGGCTACTACCGGAGAAGCGCGCATAAGCGCAATGTGATCCCGGGTATTTAG
- a CDS encoding alpha/beta hydrolase family protein, whose amino-acid sequence MNRNFELPAGEDAVLRCSHFPAQNKAKSLIIIAHGYKGFKDWGMFPYVAASLSREHEVISFNFSHAGIGGDLQNFTELDKFARNTYNREIKDMEILLSYLSQHHKFGALPLFLLGHSRGGGDSLLYALDHPDEIAGVISWNGITNLDLFTDEQKYEMKTLGRSHVLNGRTGQQMPLDAVLIEDLERQAERYNILERMKSAQFPAILIQGTEDSERLRQGSEQLIKLRPDIEWVQIAGGNHTFCTVHPFNGSTPQLEQAIAASEAFIQHTLAARNLSL is encoded by the coding sequence ATGAACCGCAATTTCGAATTGCCTGCCGGAGAAGATGCTGTTTTGCGCTGCTCGCATTTCCCTGCCCAGAATAAGGCCAAAAGCCTGATTATCATCGCACACGGCTACAAGGGGTTCAAAGATTGGGGAATGTTTCCCTACGTTGCAGCTTCGCTCAGCCGGGAGCATGAAGTCATCTCCTTTAATTTCTCCCATGCCGGAATCGGCGGGGATCTGCAGAATTTCACCGAGCTGGACAAATTTGCCCGCAACACCTATAACCGTGAAATTAAAGATATGGAAATTCTCCTCTCCTATCTGAGCCAGCATCATAAATTTGGTGCTCTGCCTTTATTCCTGCTGGGACACAGCCGCGGCGGCGGCGACAGTCTGCTGTACGCACTGGATCATCCGGATGAGATTGCCGGAGTAATCTCCTGGAACGGAATCACGAACCTTGATTTGTTCACAGATGAACAAAAATACGAAATGAAAACGCTGGGCCGGAGTCATGTGCTGAATGGCCGCACAGGCCAGCAGATGCCGCTGGATGCTGTACTCATAGAGGATCTGGAGCGCCAAGCCGAACGATACAATATTCTCGAGCGGATGAAGTCAGCCCAGTTTCCGGCCATCCTGATCCAGGGGACAGAAGACAGTGAGCGTCTGCGTCAGGGATCAGAGCAGTTAATTAAGCTCCGCCCTGATATCGAGTGGGTGCAAATCGCTGGAGGCAATCATACCTTCTGCACGGTCCACCCGTTTAACGGATCCACTCCGCAGCTGGAGCAGGCCATTGCTGCTTCGGAGGCTTTTATCCAACATACGCTGGCAGCCCGGAACCTCTCGTTGTAA
- the acpS gene encoding holo-ACP synthase, giving the protein MIYGIGHDVAEIQRISAVMTRESGARLIRRILTPGEQVLAEGRKSNLAEFVAGRFAAKEAIVKALGCGIGREVGFQDIEILPDASGKPSVSLSGEAWSRLDMKEQEYRIHLTITHSRELASTFAVVERIIEGAKERPI; this is encoded by the coding sequence GTGATTTACGGAATCGGGCATGATGTGGCGGAAATCCAGCGGATCAGTGCTGTAATGACAAGAGAATCAGGAGCAAGGCTCATCCGGCGCATTCTGACACCGGGGGAACAGGTACTGGCAGAGGGGCGGAAGAGCAACCTCGCTGAATTCGTTGCCGGCCGGTTTGCCGCTAAAGAGGCTATTGTTAAGGCGCTGGGCTGCGGCATCGGACGCGAGGTGGGCTTCCAGGATATTGAGATTCTGCCGGACGCCTCAGGCAAGCCGTCTGTGTCGCTCTCGGGAGAAGCCTGGTCCAGGCTGGACATGAAGGAACAGGAGTACAGGATCCATCTTACGATTACCCACAGCCGCGAGCTGGCTTCCACGTTTGCAGTGGTGGAGCGGATTATAGAGGGTGCTAAAGAACGGCCTATATAG
- the mutY gene encoding A/G-specific adenine glycosylase has protein sequence MTTHEQQEQQEQDVKLFFSSHLLEWYHGQKRDLPWRRHRNPYYIWISEIMLQQTRVDTVIPYFNRFIERFPTVESLADAPEEEVLKCWEGLGYYSRARNLQHAARQVKELYGGQVPDDRDAVFGLKGVGPYTAGAILSIAFNRPEPAVDGNVMRVLSRYFLLEDDIAKGPTRVKMERLAAELIPEGEASYFNQALMELGALVCTPKSPRCLPCPVMEHCAARLAGCETSLPVKTKAKPPRPEERLAALVTGSGEHAGRVLIRQRPQSGLLARMWELPHWPAPPAEGGAAGALLPEAAALDRLRRSLRQAGIFARPEGHWTAAEHTFSHIVWTLQVYTCREEDAPALPLAAEARASYAAAGAAEPPVELFEGGSGHPEDGGAVRWINREDMESYAFPNVFLKLLNRYFDEAEQQES, from the coding sequence ATGACAACGCATGAACAACAGGAGCAGCAGGAGCAGGACGTAAAGTTGTTTTTCAGCTCGCATCTGCTGGAATGGTATCATGGGCAGAAGCGGGACTTGCCATGGCGGCGCCACCGCAATCCGTATTATATCTGGATCTCGGAAATTATGCTGCAGCAGACGAGAGTAGACACCGTCATTCCTTATTTCAACCGGTTTATCGAGCGGTTCCCGACGGTGGAGTCTTTGGCGGATGCGCCTGAAGAAGAAGTGCTTAAATGCTGGGAGGGACTGGGCTACTATTCGCGTGCCCGGAATCTGCAGCATGCAGCGCGGCAGGTTAAGGAGCTGTACGGGGGACAAGTCCCGGATGACCGCGATGCGGTATTCGGGCTTAAGGGCGTGGGCCCCTATACAGCCGGAGCTATTCTCAGCATTGCCTTCAACCGGCCTGAGCCGGCGGTAGACGGCAATGTGATGCGGGTCTTGTCCCGCTACTTCCTCCTGGAGGACGACATTGCCAAGGGACCGACCCGCGTGAAGATGGAGCGCCTGGCGGCTGAGCTGATCCCGGAGGGAGAAGCTTCGTATTTCAATCAGGCGCTGATGGAGCTGGGCGCGCTGGTCTGCACACCGAAATCACCGCGCTGCCTGCCCTGCCCGGTGATGGAGCACTGCGCTGCGCGCCTGGCGGGCTGCGAGACCTCGCTGCCCGTCAAGACCAAGGCCAAGCCGCCGCGCCCCGAGGAGCGGCTGGCGGCCCTGGTGACCGGCAGCGGCGAGCATGCCGGCCGGGTGCTGATCCGGCAGCGGCCACAGAGCGGGCTGTTAGCCCGCATGTGGGAGCTGCCGCACTGGCCGGCGCCGCCTGCGGAGGGCGGCGCCGCTGGTGCGCTGCTGCCGGAAGCGGCAGCGCTGGACCGGCTGCGCCGGTCCCTGCGTCAGGCCGGGATCTTCGCCCGGCCTGAAGGGCACTGGACGGCTGCGGAGCACACGTTCAGCCATATTGTGTGGACCCTACAGGTGTACACCTGCAGGGAAGAGGACGCTCCTGCGCTGCCGCTGGCGGCAGAAGCGCGGGCGTCCTATGCGGCAGCTGGGGCTGCGGAGCCGCCGGTGGAGCTGTTTGAAGGCGGCAGCGGGCATCCGGAGGACGGCGGCGCAGTGCGCTGGATCAACCGTGAGGATATGGAGAGTTATGCCTTTCCGAATGTGTTCCTTAAGCTGCTGAACCGTTACTTTGATGAGGCAGAGCAGCAGGAGTCATAG
- a CDS encoding superoxide dismutase, whose amino-acid sequence MAFQLPALPYPNNALEPHIDALTMEIHHDRHHNTYVTNLNAALEKAPELQDKSIEELLTDLNAVPEAIRTAVRNNGGGHANHTLFWEVIGPNGGGAPTGALAAAIDSELGGFDKFKEDFATAATTRFGSGWAWLVVKDGKLAVTSTPNQDNPISEGATPILGLDVWEHAYYLNYQNKRPDYIKAFWNVVNWEEVGKRYESAK is encoded by the coding sequence ATGGCATTTCAATTACCGGCACTTCCTTATCCGAACAACGCTCTCGAACCGCACATCGACGCATTGACGATGGAAATTCACCACGACAGACACCATAACACTTATGTGACGAACCTGAACGCTGCTTTGGAAAAGGCACCCGAACTGCAAGACAAGAGCATCGAGGAACTCCTCACTGACCTGAACGCAGTACCTGAAGCGATCCGCACTGCAGTCCGTAACAACGGCGGCGGACACGCTAACCACACCCTGTTCTGGGAAGTTATCGGACCGAACGGCGGCGGCGCACCAACAGGCGCACTCGCAGCAGCCATTGACAGCGAACTGGGCGGCTTCGATAAATTCAAAGAAGATTTTGCTACTGCAGCAACTACCCGTTTCGGCAGCGGCTGGGCTTGGCTCGTTGTTAAAGACGGCAAGCTGGCTGTAACAAGCACACCAAACCAGGACAACCCGATCAGCGAAGGCGCAACACCTATCCTCGGCCTTGACGTTTGGGAGCATGCCTACTACCTGAACTACCAAAACAAACGCCCTGATTACATCAAAGCTTTCTGGAATGTAGTCAACTGGGAAGAAGTCGGCAAACGTTACGAAAGCGCAAAATAA
- a CDS encoding GNAT family N-acetyltransferase: protein MHVRSFQLSDVTPVTELLQTALSEECFESTIEPFSRQLSWDSDLIVVAEEEGEIVGALIGTIEKNHGCYFRIAIHPDYRRRGIGRSLVSAMENRFQARKVSGIFVAVDEHNAFALPLYEAMGYNENQIFKSVRKLSIVG from the coding sequence ATGCACGTTCGTTCCTTTCAATTAAGCGACGTTACCCCTGTGACTGAATTGCTGCAGACCGCATTATCGGAAGAATGTTTCGAGAGCACGATCGAGCCCTTCTCCAGGCAGCTTTCTTGGGATTCCGATCTCATTGTAGTTGCTGAGGAAGAAGGAGAAATTGTTGGTGCGCTGATTGGTACGATCGAGAAGAACCATGGCTGTTATTTCCGCATTGCCATTCATCCCGATTACCGCCGCAGAGGAATTGGCAGAAGTTTGGTATCGGCGATGGAGAACAGGTTCCAGGCACGCAAGGTCAGCGGTATTTTTGTAGCCGTTGATGAGCATAACGCCTTTGCACTGCCGCTGTATGAAGCAATGGGTTATAACGAGAATCAAATCTTCAAATCAGTACGTAAGCTCAGCATCGTCGGCTAA
- the lepB gene encoding signal peptidase I: MNGEIEGEFKRGRKHRYRSVTHTGSRKGQGPKWIVELRNWLITAVIVFAIMSLLNIFVFNVSTVIGHSMQPTLYEGEKLVINKITLSFAAPGRGDVIVLHDPSTGPDRKEYLVKRVIGIPGDIIEVKEHQLYVNGELADEPYIDTDIEDSDFPALTVEKGTYFVMGDNRHAGASKDSRFFGPVPLSTIVGKVEYIWWPLSKLGAL; this comes from the coding sequence ATGAACGGGGAAATCGAAGGGGAATTCAAGCGTGGCCGCAAGCATAGATACCGCTCTGTCACCCATACCGGCTCCAGAAAAGGACAGGGGCCCAAATGGATTGTCGAACTAAGGAACTGGCTCATCACGGCCGTAATTGTATTTGCAATCATGTCCCTGCTTAATATATTTGTGTTCAATGTCTCGACCGTAATAGGCCACTCCATGCAGCCTACGCTGTATGAAGGGGAGAAGCTGGTCATTAATAAGATTACCCTTAGCTTTGCAGCCCCCGGACGGGGCGATGTTATTGTACTCCATGACCCCAGTACCGGGCCGGACCGGAAGGAATATCTGGTGAAGCGGGTGATCGGGATCCCGGGAGATATTATAGAAGTAAAAGAACATCAGCTATACGTAAACGGTGAACTGGCGGATGAACCCTATATTGATACGGACATTGAGGATTCCGATTTCCCGGCGCTGACGGTTGAGAAGGGGACCTATTTTGTTATGGGGGACAACCGCCATGCCGGAGCCAGCAAGGACAGCCGCTTTTTTGGCCCGGTCCCGCTGTCAACCATCGTTGGAAAGGTCGAGTATATCTGGTGGCCTCTGTCTAAGCTGGGCGCATTGTAA
- a CDS encoding YneF family protein, which translates to MNIALPIITLVVGLIGGFAIGVFYLRRQMTTMQNDPEMLQKVAKQMGYNLNGKQMQRAQQMLKNNNQPGRAPAAKSKQGRKGR; encoded by the coding sequence ATGAATATTGCATTACCTATTATTACGCTTGTCGTAGGTCTGATCGGCGGATTTGCCATTGGTGTTTTCTATCTGCGCAGACAAATGACAACGATGCAGAATGATCCTGAAATGCTGCAAAAGGTTGCAAAACAAATGGGCTATAACCTGAACGGTAAGCAAATGCAGCGTGCCCAGCAAATGCTCAAAAACAATAATCAGCCTGGACGTGCTCCTGCTGCTAAATCAAAACAGGGCCGCAAAGGCAGATAA
- the folE gene encoding GTP cyclohydrolase I FolE, translated as MGGIKEYVNGKVSANREQIEYHVAKILELIGEDTSREGLLDTPARVTRMYEEIFGGYSIDPREALGVTFDESHEELVIVKDIVYYSQCEHHMAPFFGKVHIGYVPSGHIAGLSKLARLVEAVSRRLQVQERITAQIADIMVEVLGPHGVMVVVEGEHLCMCSRGVKKPGSKTVTMATRGSFREDASARAEFLALIKE; from the coding sequence ATGGGAGGCATCAAGGAATACGTGAACGGCAAAGTTTCGGCGAACCGTGAGCAGATCGAGTACCACGTTGCGAAAATATTGGAATTAATCGGAGAAGACACCAGCCGTGAAGGATTGCTGGATACGCCGGCACGAGTCACGCGGATGTACGAGGAGATATTTGGCGGTTATTCAATAGATCCCCGCGAGGCGCTCGGTGTAACATTTGATGAGTCTCATGAAGAACTGGTCATTGTAAAAGATATCGTCTATTACAGCCAGTGTGAGCATCACATGGCCCCTTTCTTCGGCAAGGTGCATATCGGCTATGTTCCAAGCGGACATATTGCCGGGCTTAGCAAGCTGGCCCGGCTGGTGGAGGCTGTAAGCCGGCGCCTGCAGGTGCAGGAACGCATTACAGCACAAATTGCAGACATTATGGTAGAGGTGCTGGGCCCGCATGGTGTGATGGTAGTTGTGGAGGGGGAACATCTGTGCATGTGCTCCCGCGGGGTGAAGAAACCCGGCAGCAAGACGGTAACCATGGCGACCAGAGGTTCTTTCCGTGAAGATGCTTCTGCACGCGCAGAGTTCCTGGCCTTGATTAAAGAATAG
- a CDS encoding Fe-Mn family superoxide dismutase: MLYIYGPLLPVRILEEIIFWKTQEKEHTEVIKAIVPNLEEPYVRLLDEWAVVFGATEQAARRLLEASLGPSPAGHAGLAAETEQLVHTSCAQSREFIRQLNALREASKAVKAQPLAGTVLLHIIRESEYFLAVLGTLNTPGQVAGLMRNVAVDPPAQLPLDYRTESPGNQEQAGLNASLPEARETGSVPIGGHTLPPLPYAYNALEPYIDEKTMTIHHDKHHKSYVDGLNKAEVKLAEARKRGDFDLVKHWERELAFNGAGHYLHTIFWNVMSPQGGGRPTGALLDGIERSFGSYDAFKTQFSEAAGKVEGGGWAILVWSPRSRRLEILTAEKHQNLSQWDVVPLLALDVWEHAYYLKHQSDRAGYIKDWWKVVNWPYVSERYAAARKLMWQPY, encoded by the coding sequence ATGCTATATATCTACGGGCCACTGCTGCCTGTGCGCATTCTTGAGGAAATTATTTTCTGGAAAACCCAGGAGAAGGAGCATACCGAGGTCATCAAAGCGATTGTTCCGAACCTGGAGGAGCCTTACGTCAGACTGCTGGACGAATGGGCTGTGGTCTTCGGAGCTACAGAGCAGGCCGCACGGCGGCTGCTGGAAGCCTCGCTCGGTCCCTCACCTGCCGGACACGCAGGGCTTGCCGCCGAAACGGAACAGCTGGTGCACACCTCCTGCGCCCAATCCCGCGAGTTCATCCGCCAGCTGAACGCCTTGCGGGAAGCAAGCAAAGCTGTAAAGGCCCAGCCGCTTGCCGGAACGGTGCTCCTGCATATTATCCGCGAATCGGAGTATTTCCTCGCTGTGCTGGGAACGCTGAACACCCCGGGACAGGTCGCCGGACTCATGCGGAATGTAGCTGTTGATCCGCCAGCTCAACTCCCCTTGGATTACAGGACGGAGAGCCCGGGCAATCAGGAGCAGGCTGGGCTCAACGCTTCGCTGCCCGAAGCCCGGGAAACGGGCAGTGTACCTATCGGCGGTCACACCTTGCCACCGCTTCCCTATGCCTATAATGCACTGGAGCCTTATATTGATGAAAAGACAATGACTATCCATCATGACAAACACCACAAAAGCTATGTAGACGGACTGAACAAAGCGGAAGTTAAGCTGGCAGAAGCCCGCAAACGCGGTGATTTTGATCTGGTTAAGCATTGGGAACGGGAGCTGGCCTTCAACGGTGCCGGTCATTATCTGCATACGATCTTCTGGAATGTCATGTCGCCCCAAGGCGGCGGACGCCCCACCGGAGCGCTGCTTGATGGCATTGAGCGCAGCTTCGGCAGCTATGACGCCTTCAAGACACAATTCAGCGAAGCGGCGGGTAAGGTTGAAGGCGGCGGCTGGGCGATTCTCGTCTGGAGCCCGCGCAGCCGCAGGCTGGAAATCCTGACCGCAGAGAAGCACCAGAATCTGTCGCAATGGGATGTGGTTCCGCTGCTGGCTCTGGATGTCTGGGAGCATGCCTACTACCTTAAGCACCAGAGTGACCGGGCGGGCTATATTAAGGACTGGTGGAAGGTCGTCAATTGGCCTTACGTCTCTGAGCGTTATGCCGCAGCCCGCAAGCTGATGTGGCAGCCCTATTAA
- a CDS encoding alpha/beta hydrolase — protein MDLATTHTGTPVSRKPDKQKPGAAHQLSLRMIRVKHIVVALLLSIFFFFVFCFIALHAYIAWVLSNPTVAPLYSTPMIAKGLEYEDVTFPALDGSRTMQGWYIPSEGATKTIVFSHGYGANREETWVPMYDLAHYAHSLNFNVVMFDYGFASQTNKDIATGGKKESQQLLGAIKFAKERGASEIVVWGFSMGAGTALQAGLVTKDVDAMILDSTFLLEPDTLYHNIKQNINLPRQPSLEIMEMLFPVLNGTGLNQIPYSKVKKQDYAFPILFMHGTMDDKAPYPIAEELAANQSNPYSDSWIIEDSHHELLFREHPREYLRRVSAFLGNVQLAKSQENSQTSTASK, from the coding sequence ATGGATCTGGCAACTACACATACTGGCACCCCGGTCTCCCGTAAGCCTGATAAGCAAAAGCCAGGTGCGGCACACCAGCTTTCTCTGCGGATGATTCGCGTTAAACATATTGTTGTAGCACTTTTATTGTCGATATTTTTCTTTTTTGTCTTCTGCTTCATTGCACTCCATGCCTATATCGCCTGGGTGCTGTCCAATCCGACGGTAGCCCCTCTCTATTCCACACCTATGATCGCCAAAGGGCTGGAGTATGAGGATGTGACTTTCCCTGCACTGGATGGCAGCCGTACGATGCAGGGCTGGTACATTCCGTCCGAAGGCGCCACCAAGACTATCGTCTTCAGCCATGGGTACGGGGCCAACCGCGAAGAGACCTGGGTTCCGATGTATGACCTGGCACACTATGCGCACAGCCTGAATTTCAATGTTGTCATGTTCGACTACGGCTTTGCTTCCCAGACTAACAAGGACATTGCCACCGGCGGCAAAAAAGAATCCCAGCAGCTGCTCGGGGCCATAAAATTCGCCAAAGAGAGGGGAGCCAGCGAAATCGTCGTCTGGGGCTTCTCGATGGGTGCAGGAACTGCACTCCAGGCGGGACTTGTGACGAAGGATGTCGATGCGATGATTCTGGACAGCACCTTCCTGCTGGAGCCGGACACGCTCTACCATAATATCAAGCAGAATATCAACCTTCCCCGCCAGCCTTCTCTTGAGATTATGGAAATGCTGTTTCCCGTGCTGAATGGTACAGGACTGAATCAGATTCCTTATTCCAAGGTAAAGAAACAGGACTATGCCTTCCCGATTCTGTTCATGCACGGCACCATGGATGACAAGGCACCTTATCCGATTGCGGAGGAACTGGCGGCAAACCAGAGCAATCCGTACTCCGATTCATGGATTATAGAAGACAGCCACCATGAGCTGCTCTTCCGTGAGCATCCCCGCGAGTATCTGCGGCGTGTCTCCGCCTTTCTCGGCAATGTCCAGCTGGCCAAGTCTCAGGAGAACAGCCAGACTTCGACGGCAAGCAAATAA
- a CDS encoding IclR family transcriptional regulator, with product MEDRKLTVRAVERALDILLCFTQESDLSLTEIAAKISLHKSTVHRLLTTLEEKGFLLRNEATDKYRLGIRIWELSTHLPTLDEPAALLLPAMERLRDRLGETVSLYLRDDLERVRIQAVQSRQAIRRVAQIGARLPLSVGASSKVLAAYAPPEVQVRLLADSSWPEAVDRSLYLEQLKEITRCGYATSFEEREPGAAAVAVPIVGRSGKVVAALSLSGPVSRLSRETLEQYAAILTENAAEMGLMID from the coding sequence GTGGAGGACCGTAAATTGACTGTTCGCGCCGTAGAACGTGCGCTGGATATATTGCTTTGCTTTACACAGGAGAGCGATTTAAGCCTGACGGAGATTGCCGCCAAAATCAGTCTGCATAAAAGCACAGTACACCGGCTGCTGACGACACTGGAGGAGAAGGGCTTTCTGCTGCGTAATGAAGCGACGGACAAATACCGGCTCGGCATCCGCATCTGGGAGCTGTCCACCCACCTGCCGACACTGGATGAACCGGCGGCACTGCTGCTCCCGGCAATGGAGCGGCTGCGTGACCGGCTCGGGGAGACGGTCAGCCTGTACCTGCGCGATGACCTGGAGCGCGTACGCATCCAGGCGGTGCAGAGCCGTCAGGCCATCCGGCGCGTAGCGCAGATTGGGGCCCGGCTGCCGCTGTCCGTAGGCGCCTCCAGCAAGGTGCTGGCTGCCTACGCGCCGCCTGAAGTGCAGGTGCGACTGCTGGCTGACTCCTCCTGGCCGGAGGCCGTTGACCGGAGCCTCTATCTGGAGCAGCTGAAGGAAATTACGCGCTGCGGCTATGCGACCAGCTTCGAGGAACGGGAACCCGGAGCGGCTGCAGTGGCCGTACCGATTGTAGGACGCAGCGGCAAGGTGGTGGCAGCCCTGTCACTATCGGGGCCGGTCAGCCGGCTGTCCCGGGAGACGCTGGAGCAATATGCTGCCATTCTGACAGAAAATGCAGCCGAAATGGGCCTGATGATCGATTAA